In Fodinibius saliphilus, a genomic segment contains:
- the tatA gene encoding twin-arginine translocase TatA/TatE family subunit has protein sequence MLGGFGGMEVLIILLVVLLFFGAKRIPELARGIGQGINEFQKASDEIKKEIKEGEKEGLSSSDKNEEEVKNKED, from the coding sequence ATGTTAGGTGGATTTGGTGGTATGGAGGTTTTAATAATCCTGCTGGTTGTTTTATTGTTTTTTGGAGCAAAGCGGATACCCGAACTTGCTCGAGGAATCGGTCAGGGAATCAATGAATTCCAAAAAGCCTCAGATGAGATCAAAAAAGAGATCAAAGAAGGTGAAAAGGAAGGCTTAAGTTCTAGTGACAAGAACGAGGAAGAAGTTAAGAACAAAGAAGATTAA
- a CDS encoding SDR family NAD(P)-dependent oxidoreductase, with translation MTNRLEEKWVFVTGATSGIGKATAKIFANASCNLIINGRRKKRLEQLQKQLKEQHAVAVEIACFDVRDRQVCSDFISELEPSVDILINNAGLARGKDAVYDAPFEDWDEMIDTNIKGVLNMTRLISPSMKERNTGHIINVGSIAGHESYPGGSVYCASKHAVKAFTEATKKDLHGTNVRVSMVSPGLVETEFSNVRFHGDDERADEVYNNLDPLTGEDIAEIILFMANRPPHVNIMDSIVLPVSQSSSSMVARNE, from the coding sequence ATGACTAATCGATTGGAAGAGAAATGGGTTTTTGTTACCGGTGCTACTTCTGGTATCGGTAAGGCGACGGCCAAAATATTTGCTAACGCAAGTTGTAATCTTATTATTAATGGGCGTCGCAAAAAAAGGCTTGAGCAACTTCAAAAGCAGCTGAAAGAACAACATGCTGTTGCAGTAGAAATTGCCTGTTTTGATGTTCGTGATCGACAAGTTTGTTCCGATTTTATATCAGAACTCGAGCCATCTGTGGATATACTTATCAATAACGCAGGTTTAGCGCGAGGAAAAGATGCGGTCTATGATGCCCCATTTGAAGACTGGGATGAGATGATAGATACTAATATCAAGGGAGTTTTGAATATGACTCGCCTTATAAGTCCCTCGATGAAAGAACGAAATACCGGGCATATTATTAACGTAGGGTCTATTGCAGGGCATGAAAGCTATCCGGGCGGGTCGGTCTACTGTGCCAGTAAGCATGCAGTTAAGGCTTTTACTGAAGCTACAAAAAAAGACTTACATGGCACCAATGTACGGGTAAGTATGGTCTCTCCGGGACTAGTGGAAACAGAATTTAGTAACGTTCGTTTCCATGGGGATGATGAACGAGCTGATGAAGTTTATAACAATTTGGATCCTTTAACAGGAGAAGATATTGCCGAGATTATTCTATTTATGGCTAATCGACCGCCTCACGTGAATATTATGGATTCTATCGTATTACCGGTATCGCAATCCTCGTCATCGATGGTTGCCCGCAATGAATAA
- the rlmD gene encoding 23S rRNA (uracil(1939)-C(5))-methyltransferase RlmD, producing the protein MALKKGNDIKLKIDDAAYKGKGIGKIDGLAVFVPNTAPGDRIKARVMKKKKNYAEAKLLEVLEEGPYRIDPKCQHAKNCGGCSWQHVSYKHQKEFKQDQVRDHIHRIGGLTDLEVSPIISCDNPFYYRNKMEYSIGHKRWLSQEEVNRDEYVDDRCFAVGLHAPGRFDKILNIRECHLQDPISYKIMDFFRQWCIKNDIAPFNRIENKGFMRNLIIRKAFYTDDLMVNVVTYQDDQGLIEALAKALREEFPEITTIINNVNDTKSPTSEGRYEKVIYGPGYITDKIGDYHFNIDANAFFQTNTPQAEQLYEVVKQFADIEADNIIYDLYCGVGTLTIYLSDKAQKVVGIELEEVAIKNARRNAEVNNIANVSFIKGDMKDVFTEAVTNKFGAPDCLITDPPRAGMHPDVVDRLKELKVPRIVYVSCNSSTMARDLQKLNEVYEIQEVQPVDMFPQTYHIETVAKLALRK; encoded by the coding sequence ATGGCATTAAAAAAAGGAAATGATATTAAACTCAAAATCGATGATGCAGCATATAAAGGCAAGGGCATTGGTAAAATTGATGGATTAGCTGTTTTCGTTCCCAATACCGCACCCGGCGACCGTATCAAGGCACGGGTCATGAAAAAGAAAAAGAATTATGCCGAAGCAAAACTGCTAGAGGTTCTTGAAGAAGGCCCTTATCGTATCGATCCCAAATGCCAACACGCTAAAAATTGCGGAGGATGTAGCTGGCAGCATGTTTCTTACAAGCATCAAAAAGAGTTTAAGCAAGATCAGGTGCGTGATCACATACATCGCATCGGGGGTCTGACTGACCTCGAAGTGAGTCCCATTATCAGTTGCGATAACCCTTTTTACTATCGCAATAAAATGGAGTACTCCATTGGGCACAAACGGTGGCTAAGTCAAGAAGAAGTGAATCGTGATGAATATGTAGATGACCGTTGTTTCGCGGTAGGGTTACACGCACCGGGTCGTTTCGATAAGATCTTAAACATCAGAGAATGCCACCTCCAAGATCCCATTTCGTATAAAATAATGGATTTCTTTCGGCAGTGGTGTATAAAAAATGATATTGCGCCCTTTAACCGAATTGAGAATAAGGGTTTTATGCGCAATTTAATCATCAGAAAGGCTTTTTACACCGATGATTTGATGGTTAATGTTGTAACCTATCAGGACGATCAGGGATTAATCGAGGCACTTGCTAAAGCCCTACGTGAAGAATTTCCTGAAATTACAACTATCATCAATAATGTAAACGATACCAAGTCCCCTACTTCCGAAGGCCGATACGAAAAAGTTATTTACGGACCAGGATATATTACGGATAAGATTGGTGACTATCACTTCAATATTGATGCTAATGCCTTCTTCCAAACCAATACCCCACAAGCCGAACAGCTGTATGAGGTTGTTAAACAGTTTGCTGACATAGAAGCTGATAATATTATCTATGATCTCTACTGTGGAGTTGGAACTTTGACAATATACCTAAGTGACAAAGCACAAAAAGTAGTGGGAATTGAACTGGAGGAAGTAGCAATTAAAAATGCCCGGAGAAATGCGGAAGTGAATAATATTGCAAATGTCTCATTTATTAAGGGCGACATGAAAGATGTATTCACCGAGGCGGTTACCAATAAATTTGGCGCACCTGACTGTTTAATTACCGATCCCCCACGTGCCGGCATGCACCCTGATGTAGTCGATCGTCTTAAAGAGCTAAAAGTACCTAGAATAGTATATGTAAGCTGTAATAGTTCGACTATGGCACGTGATCTCCAAAAACTTAACGAAGTTTATGAGATACAGGAAGTTCAACCGGTAGATATGTTTCCACAGACCTATCACATAGAAACAGTGGCTAAACTGGCCCTTAGAAAATAA
- a CDS encoding DUF2795 domain-containing protein translates to MIWTVELAAVLDDAPFPATRDELIEWAERNGSPQQVLDNLHELEEIEQGEDVVYESIEDIWPDYIGKEDFFHNEDDEGFNYDDV, encoded by the coding sequence ATGATCTGGACTGTTGAATTAGCAGCCGTATTAGATGACGCACCATTTCCCGCAACCCGTGATGAACTTATTGAATGGGCTGAGCGCAATGGTAGTCCTCAGCAGGTGCTCGATAATTTACACGAACTAGAAGAAATTGAACAAGGAGAAGATGTCGTATATGAAAGTATAGAAGATATTTGGCCCGATTATATTGGTAAGGAGGATTTTTTCCATAATGAAGATGATGAAGGATTTAATTATGATGATGTTTAA
- a CDS encoding S10 family peptidase, translating to MEDNRSFYPMVFGMLLLLSSSPLFAQNVEVNIDTAVTTDHEQRINGEEVSYSATVGHQPVWDEDGKPIASLFYTYYKRTNVDDTERRPLVISFNGGPGSASVWMHIGYTGPKKVKISDEGFPVQPYGVESNPHSILDIADILYVNPVNTGFSRIVDKEVKKEKFFGVNADIDYLADWIDTFVSRNQRWRSPKFLIGESYGTTRVSGLAKELQNSQWMFLNGIILVSPTGLGIDRDGPVGDALTLPYFTAAAWYHEALPNALQQQDLADILPEVEAYTIDKYIPALSKGGALEDSQKQKVAEKVAYYSGISKGAILDRNLSISTSFFWKELLRDEKELTIGRLDSRYRGQDPQSGGERYTYDPALSSWNHAFTPAINHYLRNDLGYETDLQYWLFGPVHPWDRENNRTGQNLQSAMNENPFLNVMVQSGYYDGGTPYFDAKYTIWNMDRSGKLQDRIQFKGYRSGHMMYLRKEDLESANDDIRTFIKQSIPKDGVPAKY from the coding sequence ATGGAAGACAATCGCTCGTTCTATCCTATGGTTTTTGGGATGTTGTTACTGCTAAGTTCATCACCGTTATTTGCTCAGAATGTTGAAGTGAATATTGATACAGCGGTTACTACTGATCATGAACAACGGATTAACGGAGAGGAGGTTTCTTATTCTGCTACAGTTGGCCATCAGCCGGTATGGGATGAAGATGGAAAACCTATAGCCTCTCTTTTTTATACTTATTATAAACGTACTAATGTTGATGATACGGAACGACGTCCACTGGTAATATCATTTAATGGCGGACCCGGATCGGCTTCCGTTTGGATGCATATCGGTTACACCGGCCCCAAGAAAGTTAAAATTAGTGATGAGGGATTCCCGGTCCAACCCTATGGGGTCGAAAGCAACCCCCATTCAATTTTGGATATAGCAGATATTTTATATGTAAATCCTGTTAATACCGGTTTCTCCAGAATTGTTGATAAGGAGGTTAAAAAGGAAAAGTTCTTTGGTGTCAATGCTGATATCGATTATTTGGCTGATTGGATCGATACTTTCGTCTCGCGTAATCAACGGTGGAGGTCACCTAAATTTTTGATAGGTGAAAGCTATGGTACAACTCGAGTTTCCGGGCTTGCAAAAGAACTGCAGAATTCTCAGTGGATGTTCCTGAATGGGATTATACTAGTTTCACCAACAGGACTTGGTATCGATCGGGACGGTCCGGTAGGGGATGCCCTTACGTTACCATACTTTACAGCTGCAGCCTGGTACCATGAGGCCTTGCCAAACGCACTGCAACAGCAAGACCTTGCTGACATATTACCCGAAGTAGAAGCCTATACAATTGATAAATATATCCCTGCTTTATCAAAAGGAGGAGCACTTGAGGATTCGCAGAAGCAAAAAGTGGCTGAGAAAGTGGCTTATTATTCCGGTATTTCTAAAGGCGCAATACTTGATCGTAACCTGAGTATATCAACGTCATTTTTTTGGAAAGAGTTGTTACGCGATGAAAAAGAATTAACTATAGGTCGCTTGGATTCCAGGTATAGGGGGCAGGATCCCCAGAGTGGGGGAGAGCGCTATACGTATGATCCCGCGCTAAGCTCTTGGAACCATGCATTTACTCCTGCTATTAACCACTATCTACGCAACGATTTAGGATATGAAACAGATCTTCAATACTGGCTATTCGGTCCCGTGCATCCGTGGGATCGCGAAAATAATAGAACCGGCCAAAACCTGCAGTCGGCAATGAATGAAAATCCTTTTCTGAATGTAATGGTGCAGTCGGGATATTACGATGGCGGAACTCCGTATTTTGATGCTAAATATACGATATGGAATATGGATCGTAGTGGGAAGCTGCAAGACCGTATCCAGTTTAAAGGCTATCGAAGCGGGCATATGATGTATTTACGTAAAGAGGATCTTGAATCTGCTAATGACGATATTAGAACATTTATCAAGCAGTCGATACCAAAAGATGGGGTACCTGCTAAATACTAA
- a CDS encoding lactonase family protein — MNHFRILMLAIFVIFSGWACNTTDTSSDYFLFVGTYTSEASEGIYLYTFDTNTGTIDSIGVTKGVDNPSYLTLSEDHSNLYAVNEAADSANSTVSAFSFDKEKQELMFLNKQSSMGGAPCYISTDNKGKAVFVGNYVGGNVSLYPIRDNGTLAEATMTIQHRGNSINKNRQNSPHVHCTILSADGNHLLVTDLGTDKVYGYAFDRKTVSLDSKPAFSSAAAAGAGPRHITNHPKNSFSYLINELNGTVSAFSYQGDSLRPIQTTSTLPEGYKGPKTAADIHISPDGRFLYASNRENLNDIVIYSIDQQEGTLTKVGRQSTRGIHPRNFTIDPTGNFLLVANRKTDNIVVFKRDRENGLLESTETEIKVSQPVFLKLIPAD, encoded by the coding sequence ATGAACCATTTTAGAATTTTGATGCTGGCAATATTTGTTATTTTCAGCGGATGGGCTTGTAATACAACAGATACCTCCTCCGATTACTTTCTTTTTGTAGGAACTTATACCAGTGAAGCCAGTGAAGGTATCTACCTGTATACTTTTGATACGAATACAGGGACTATCGATTCCATAGGAGTGACCAAGGGTGTTGATAACCCATCCTATCTAACATTATCCGAGGATCATTCCAACCTATATGCCGTCAATGAAGCTGCTGATTCGGCTAATTCAACCGTTAGTGCATTTTCATTTGATAAAGAAAAGCAAGAGCTCATGTTTCTGAACAAACAGTCCAGTATGGGCGGTGCTCCATGTTATATCAGTACTGATAATAAAGGGAAGGCTGTATTTGTGGGTAATTATGTTGGTGGCAATGTTTCACTCTATCCCATACGCGATAATGGTACATTGGCAGAGGCCACGATGACGATCCAACATCGGGGAAACAGTATTAATAAAAATCGGCAAAATAGCCCACATGTACACTGTACTATACTTTCTGCTGATGGAAATCATTTGTTAGTGACTGATTTGGGAACCGATAAGGTGTATGGCTATGCATTCGATCGTAAAACAGTTAGTTTGGATTCTAAACCTGCTTTCAGCTCTGCTGCAGCTGCCGGTGCTGGTCCTCGTCATATTACGAACCATCCTAAAAATAGTTTTTCGTATTTGATAAATGAGCTTAATGGAACGGTCTCAGCTTTTAGCTATCAAGGGGATTCTCTTCGTCCTATACAGACTACCAGTACTCTCCCAGAGGGGTATAAGGGACCTAAAACTGCTGCTGATATACATATTTCTCCTGATGGTCGATTTCTGTATGCGTCGAATCGTGAGAATCTAAATGATATTGTTATTTATAGCATTGATCAGCAAGAGGGAACGCTTACCAAAGTGGGAAGGCAATCAACAAGAGGGATACATCCCCGGAACTTTACGATTGATCCTACAGGAAATTTCTTGCTTGTGGCAAATCGTAAAACTGATAATATCGTGGTTTTTAAACGAGATAGGGAAAATGGACTTTTAGAGTCTACAGAGACAGAGATAAAGGTTTCTCAGCCTGTATTCCTAAAGCTAATTCCAGCAGATTAG
- a CDS encoding BamA/TamA family outer membrane protein translates to MENLNDSLCPLNRDIILFVLSLCVLGIISTSTPTIALSQNNITSSDTTDNVVRIIRFVGNDNVKDNTLETLIRTQTNREFLGIPRFTPWYFIWQLTDKFGEKPAYLNRATVANDIERIKQYYKTIGYLEATVDTNIVEFKKNRVEVSFLIDESKAFNIQTLAYSGIPSFEDSTLVPNFLARSPLTKSSINDSTFTVYKRYSENELTSERNRLITFLKNNGYASVQKDSVRVLMRHDSTNRHQLDALFKINSGKKYTFGDLHISLTGPEGDTTNYQQQDTLQGKPHTTGKAKIILQKKKSAQTKYSLLTNQILFKPGETFNNELYIRSINEFQNLGMLTFRQFGLSEDGGLPDYSKDQIPAMFSLQTIPKHSINLNLFGMKRYGFGSGAGVTYTNNNLFGKAENLQISLNGSFEYVTSETVRDIANSNSGSYDGRFFQSFESQINYTLPRLIFPFSNLNDNVFFSNGRTRYGLSFSRSNQLLFDINSDIRFNLRYEVKHNERFSSFLDFIELDLLDTDPSPQFREALRNDFGEDSFEYQRILEDFRPQVSSILRYTFRSKRTDLIKRDYGYFSEYSIAVGGNIPYLADRFIVTPNTLEGHLPPIITGSQNNLAYSRFVKGTADYRKYIPISNNAVFGYRGFLGLAFPYGKSTSIPLNQRFYAGGNNDIRGWDIYSLGPGAIPLDDVTINGGGIKLLAQTEVRQRFIRNFLSADWIAAWFTDAGNTWYGPRTEFPSDGMNQQTTASQRERLLKLGKFKFDQFYKQIAVSSGLGLRFDWEYVVARFDFAFRIHDLQKGWFEDKKLYFSFGIGHSF, encoded by the coding sequence TTGGAAAATCTTAATGACTCTCTTTGCCCTTTGAATCGAGACATCATCCTTTTCGTTTTATCGTTATGTGTGCTCGGAATTATTTCCACCAGCACTCCTACTATTGCTTTATCTCAAAACAACATAACCAGCAGTGATACTACTGATAATGTAGTACGCATCATTCGTTTTGTGGGTAACGATAATGTTAAAGATAATACCCTTGAAACTCTTATACGTACTCAAACCAATCGCGAATTTCTCGGTATTCCCCGATTTACCCCCTGGTATTTTATTTGGCAACTCACCGACAAGTTTGGAGAAAAACCTGCGTATTTAAACCGTGCAACTGTAGCCAACGATATAGAAAGAATTAAACAGTATTATAAAACTATTGGTTATCTAGAAGCAACGGTTGATACAAACATTGTAGAATTCAAGAAAAACCGTGTTGAGGTCTCTTTTCTTATTGATGAAAGTAAGGCCTTTAATATACAGACATTGGCCTACTCAGGTATCCCCAGCTTTGAGGATTCTACACTTGTACCCAACTTTCTTGCCCGTAGCCCACTTACGAAGAGCAGTATCAACGATTCTACCTTTACTGTATATAAACGATATTCTGAAAATGAGTTAACAAGCGAACGTAATCGACTTATCACATTTTTGAAAAACAATGGTTATGCTTCTGTTCAAAAAGACTCTGTCAGAGTATTGATGCGACATGATTCAACCAATCGCCACCAGCTTGATGCTTTGTTCAAAATCAATTCTGGAAAGAAGTATACCTTTGGAGATTTGCATATTTCCTTAACCGGACCTGAGGGAGATACCACCAATTACCAACAACAAGATACGCTGCAAGGCAAACCTCACACAACAGGAAAAGCCAAAATAATTCTACAAAAAAAGAAATCAGCTCAAACAAAATATAGTCTGCTAACAAATCAGATTCTCTTCAAGCCTGGTGAAACCTTTAATAACGAACTTTATATTCGATCCATTAATGAATTTCAAAACCTAGGCATGTTAACCTTTAGGCAATTTGGGCTTAGTGAAGATGGAGGGCTGCCGGACTACTCAAAGGACCAGATACCTGCTATGTTTTCCCTTCAGACCATCCCTAAACATTCCATTAACCTAAACCTCTTTGGGATGAAGCGATATGGTTTTGGTTCGGGAGCGGGAGTAACATATACTAATAATAATCTCTTCGGAAAGGCAGAAAATCTTCAAATAAGTTTAAATGGAAGCTTTGAATATGTCACATCCGAAACTGTGCGAGATATTGCCAACTCAAATTCTGGTTCTTACGACGGTCGGTTTTTCCAAAGTTTCGAATCACAAATAAACTACACCCTTCCTCGTCTTATTTTCCCGTTTAGCAACCTCAACGATAATGTATTCTTTTCTAACGGAAGAACAAGATATGGCCTCTCATTTAGTCGCTCTAATCAGTTGCTTTTTGATATCAATTCAGATATCCGTTTTAACTTACGCTACGAAGTAAAGCACAATGAACGCTTTTCCAGTTTCCTTGATTTCATAGAGTTAGACTTATTGGATACCGATCCCTCTCCACAATTTCGGGAAGCCTTGCGTAATGATTTTGGAGAAGATTCTTTTGAATACCAGCGCATACTGGAAGATTTTCGACCGCAGGTATCATCTATACTTCGTTACACCTTTCGGAGTAAACGCACTGATCTTATCAAACGTGATTATGGCTATTTTAGCGAATATTCTATTGCAGTCGGGGGTAATATCCCCTATTTGGCTGATCGTTTTATTGTAACGCCCAATACACTTGAAGGCCATTTACCACCTATAATAACGGGTAGCCAAAATAATCTTGCCTATAGTCGTTTTGTAAAAGGAACAGCTGATTACCGAAAATATATCCCTATTTCCAATAATGCTGTTTTTGGTTATCGGGGTTTCTTGGGACTCGCATTCCCCTATGGTAAAAGCACCTCTATCCCACTAAACCAACGCTTTTATGCCGGAGGAAACAATGATATTCGCGGATGGGATATTTACAGTTTGGGTCCCGGTGCAATTCCACTTGATGATGTTACTATCAACGGTGGGGGAATTAAGCTATTGGCACAAACCGAAGTTCGGCAACGTTTTATTCGCAACTTTTTATCTGCAGATTGGATTGCTGCATGGTTCACTGATGCTGGTAATACTTGGTATGGTCCACGCACAGAATTCCCTTCTGACGGAATGAATCAACAAACTACTGCCAGCCAGAGAGAACGACTACTCAAACTAGGTAAGTTTAAATTTGACCAATTCTATAAACAAATTGCTGTCAGTTCTGGATTAGGCTTACGATTCGACTGGGAATATGTAGTCGCTCGGTTCGATTTTGCCTTTCGGATTCATGACTTGCAAAAAGGTTGGTTTGAAGATAAAAAGTTATACTTTAGTTTTGGTATCGGTCATTCATTCTAA
- a CDS encoding cyclic nucleotide-binding domain-containing protein: MFGSKKFGKVKNKGDIIFNSRFLKNLTTLERSEFLQYCHRRKYKENEHIYYQGDPGTGMYFIEEGKVELIVEPEPGAEDEAQSCTIESPESFGALSIGYELRRISSAKCLTDCVLMGFFKPDFETLKKRHPSIAVKFMETLAMISMKQLEIVTKELKKVSSAEHAFSLQFKTYLNKENENTL; encoded by the coding sequence ATGTTCGGATCTAAAAAGTTTGGGAAAGTCAAAAATAAGGGAGACATCATTTTCAACTCCCGTTTTCTCAAAAACCTGACTACCCTGGAACGATCAGAGTTTCTACAATACTGCCATCGTCGTAAATACAAAGAGAATGAGCATATTTATTACCAGGGAGATCCCGGTACTGGTATGTATTTTATCGAAGAAGGTAAAGTAGAGCTTATAGTAGAACCAGAACCTGGCGCAGAGGATGAAGCCCAAAGCTGTACTATTGAATCACCTGAAAGCTTTGGTGCACTGTCAATTGGTTATGAACTGAGGCGCATTAGTAGTGCAAAGTGCCTAACCGACTGTGTTTTGATGGGATTTTTTAAACCGGATTTTGAGACCTTGAAAAAACGTCATCCCAGTATTGCTGTAAAATTTATGGAAACATTAGCTATGATCTCTATGAAACAGCTTGAAATTGTAACGAAAGAACTAAAAAAAGTGAGTTCTGCCGAACACGCCTTTTCTCTGCAGTTTAAAACATATTTAAACAAAGAAAACGAAAATACTCTTTAG
- a CDS encoding amidase family protein has protein sequence MSFSDFSQVQESLFSGDLTLPEIVQHYITNIEQRNDEVNAVVSIDKESALSRAQDIQERIDNGTAGKLAGMVVGVKDLICERDKQATCASNILSDFESVYDATVIERLRNEDAILLGRLNMDEFAMGSSTENTIYGPTHNPLDTDKVAGGSSGGSAAAVAADFCTASLGSDTGGSIRQPASYCGVVGLKPTYGRVSRHGLIAFASSFDCIGPLTHSVKDAAILLETIAGPDPNDNTSSSRTVPNYRQFAEEPDANIRIGVPEEYFGEGLDEEIKEGIQLKLDELEQNGAELVPIHLPHMKYSIATYYILATAEASSNLARYDGIRYGHRADIKDVEEDLKLEREAITDQIKQVEGEKKVELSAKLDDMDSALVRLYKKSRTEGFGPEVKRRIMLGTYVLSAGYYDAYYAKAQKVRRLIKEDFTKAFEDVDVIISPTAPTTAFDLGTNEDNPVQMYLNDIYTTSANLAGICGLSVPAGTHSNGLPYGLQFMADTFEEGKLFNAGRLIEQLD, from the coding sequence TTGAGTTTTTCAGATTTTAGCCAGGTTCAAGAATCACTTTTCTCTGGTGATCTAACACTCCCGGAAATTGTACAGCATTATATCACAAATATTGAGCAGCGCAATGATGAAGTCAATGCAGTAGTAAGCATTGATAAAGAAAGTGCGCTTAGTAGAGCGCAAGATATTCAGGAACGTATCGATAACGGAACGGCCGGTAAGTTGGCCGGGATGGTTGTTGGAGTCAAAGACCTGATTTGTGAGCGTGATAAACAAGCTACCTGTGCATCAAATATTCTTTCAGACTTTGAGAGCGTTTACGATGCCACGGTGATAGAACGTTTACGAAATGAGGATGCCATTTTATTGGGGCGCTTGAACATGGATGAATTTGCCATGGGATCATCAACTGAGAATACTATTTACGGGCCAACCCATAACCCGCTTGATACTGATAAGGTAGCCGGTGGATCGTCGGGGGGTAGTGCTGCTGCAGTGGCGGCAGATTTTTGTACTGCTTCTCTCGGCTCCGATACAGGCGGATCTATTAGACAGCCTGCTTCATATTGTGGGGTAGTAGGACTAAAACCTACATATGGGCGTGTTTCTCGTCACGGGTTAATTGCTTTTGCTTCATCCTTCGATTGTATTGGCCCACTTACACATTCGGTAAAAGATGCTGCTATACTGCTGGAAACGATAGCAGGACCAGATCCGAATGACAACACTTCTTCAAGTCGAACTGTACCTAATTATCGACAGTTTGCTGAAGAGCCGGATGCGAATATTCGTATCGGTGTTCCAGAAGAGTATTTTGGGGAAGGTCTTGACGAAGAGATTAAAGAGGGGATACAGTTAAAATTGGATGAACTTGAACAGAATGGAGCAGAATTGGTCCCCATCCACCTGCCACACATGAAGTATAGTATTGCTACCTACTATATTTTGGCAACAGCCGAAGCGTCCAGTAATCTTGCTCGATATGATGGCATTCGTTACGGTCATCGTGCTGATATCAAAGATGTAGAAGAAGATCTCAAGTTAGAACGTGAAGCAATTACTGACCAGATAAAACAGGTTGAGGGCGAAAAAAAGGTTGAGCTAAGTGCCAAGCTTGATGATATGGACTCAGCTTTAGTTCGACTTTATAAAAAGAGTAGAACCGAAGGGTTTGGTCCCGAAGTAAAACGCCGCATAATGCTGGGTACTTATGTGTTGAGTGCCGGTTATTATGATGCTTACTATGCCAAAGCCCAAAAAGTTCGCCGTTTAATTAAAGAGGATTTTACCAAAGCTTTTGAAGATGTTGATGTCATCATATCACCAACGGCACCAACCACGGCCTTTGATCTTGGGACTAATGAAGATAATCCAGTGCAAATGTATCTCAATGATATTTATACTACATCTGCCAACCTTGCTGGAATTTGTGGGTTGAGTGTACCTGCAGGCACTCACTCTAATGGATTGCCATACGGCCTACAGTTTATGGCAGATACCTTTGAAGAGGGAAAGCTGTTTAATGCGGGTCGACTTATTGAGCAACTGGATTAA